A single region of the Nicotiana sylvestris chromosome 6, ASM39365v2, whole genome shotgun sequence genome encodes:
- the LOC138871767 gene encoding uncharacterized protein has translation MVVTKRSGKGGETSTSKQKEVVSDYVEVKNEDDPIVVQQVSEEKLDGGVRIGIHDKEEETQNDVNLAPLPRPPPPYPQRLAKQKNENQFKKYIEMMKSLSINVLLVKALEQMSGYAKFMKDLVSKKRSMDYETIKMTHQVSVIVHSMAPKLKDPGAFTIPCTIGSADFAKALCDFGANINLMLTPYSKLWVLINRELLQ, from the exons ATGGTAGTGACCAAAAGGAGCGGTAAAGGTGGTGAAACAAgtacctccaagcaaaaggaagttgtgagtgatTATGTTGAAGTAAAAAATGAAGATGATCCTATAGTTGTTCagcaagtgagtgaagagaaGTTGGATGGTGGGGTGAGAATTGGTATTCATGACAAAGAGGAGgagactcaaaatgacgtgaacct GGCTCCCTTGCCtaggcctcctccaccttaccctcaaagacttgcaaagcagaagaatgaaaaccagttcaagaagtatattgagatgatgaaaagtTTGTCAATCAATGTACTCTTAGTGAAAGCTCTTGAGCAAATGTCGGGATAcgccaagtttatgaaagacttggtatctaaaaagagatctatggattatgagaccatcaaaatgactcatcaagtgagtgtcattgtgcactcgatggctccaaagcttAAAGACCCCGGTGCATTtaccattccatgtaccattgggagtgcggattttgcaaaggccTTGTGTGATTTCGGAGCAAATATAAATTTGATGCTTACTCCgtattcaaaactttgggtattgatcaaccgagagctacttcaatga